Proteins from one Mucilaginibacter jinjuensis genomic window:
- a CDS encoding DUF1304 domain-containing protein, with protein sequence MKIIAHILIAFVAIEHLYILWIEMFAWTTVGKKTFRTFPKELFEPTKALAANQGLYNGFLSAGLIWSLLITDANWSVYVAEFFLGCVIVAGIYGSLTASKGIFVKQAVPAIIALIFTLLAR encoded by the coding sequence ATGAAAATTATAGCCCATATCCTTATTGCATTTGTTGCCATTGAGCACCTGTATATTTTGTGGATCGAAATGTTCGCCTGGACAACGGTAGGCAAAAAGACATTCAGAACCTTCCCGAAAGAGCTGTTTGAACCAACCAAAGCATTAGCTGCTAACCAGGGTTTATACAACGGTTTTCTTTCGGCCGGGTTAATATGGTCGTTATTGATAACTGATGCCAATTGGAGTGTTTATGTGGCAGAATTTTTTCTGGGCTGTGTAATTGTGGCTGGTATTTATGGTTCATTAACAGCCTCTAAAGGTATTTTTGTAAAGCAAGCCGTACCGGCAATTATAGCCTTAATATTTACTTTGCTGGCCCGATAA
- a CDS encoding ankyrin repeat domain-containing protein, with the protein MKKLFILSVALCLTVTAFAHDIFTAVKTNDIAAVKYLQNKGADLDATNAKGETALMIAIQTKNDRIADYLIEKDVNVNAQSKNGFTPLMYAVQTQNVALVKTLLSHGAQLKLQDTNHKTALDYAMQQNNNDLVALLKA; encoded by the coding sequence ATGAAAAAATTATTCATTCTTTCCGTAGCCCTGTGCCTAACGGTCACGGCATTTGCCCACGACATTTTCACCGCAGTTAAAACTAATGACATCGCTGCAGTAAAGTACTTACAAAACAAAGGTGCAGATCTTGATGCAACCAACGCTAAAGGCGAAACTGCATTAATGATTGCCATCCAAACTAAAAATGACCGTATTGCCGATTACCTGATCGAAAAAGACGTAAACGTAAACGCTCAAAGCAAAAATGGTTTTACCCCATTAATGTATGCTGTGCAAACACAGAATGTTGCACTGGTAAAAACCCTGCTTAGCCACGGCGCCCAATTAAAATTACAAGACACCAATCATAAAACTGCATTAGATTATGCTATGCAGCAAAACAACAATGACCTGGTTGCTCTTTTAAAGGCTTAA
- a CDS encoding mechanosensitive ion channel family protein yields the protein MKNISGLLFICLLNIHVSYAQPRAIAHKTDSINAVKQMLHTDSLRKNVKGFPVEAFHDTLFYIYAKLGSFTAEVRAKAVSKRIEKLADDYAFSTDSLKITQEDETSDIAYKDQLLVSIFDQDASLQNTTKDSLALKLKNKIGKAVIDYQVKTGWKTLLKETLLALLVVLVVVLLIYIISRAFKWFVRKGHALKGKLIKGVKINNYEVLNTDQEFGLLSSLVNLIKWVTIIVVIYLALPVMFGLFPFTQDISNQLLAYFLSPLKRIGLAVWDYVPNFITILVLVIIFRYVLRFFAYLKNEIEKGALKIPGFYADWANPTYQIVKVLTLAFMLIVIFPYMPGSDSPIFKGVSVFMGVLFTFGSAGALSNIVAGLVLTYMRAFKIGDRVQIGEITGDIFEKTILVTRIRTIQNEIVSIPNSTVMSSHTKNFSSEASEKGLIVYTTVTIGYDAPWRQVHQLLIDAALDTPMIEQEPTPYVLQTSLDDYYVSYRINAYTKEANKQSRIYSALHANIQDHFNKAGVEIMSPHYKALRDGNAITIPTDYLDKDYVQPAFQTESRDKSQETRTKMQNKKQE from the coding sequence ATGAAAAACATTTCCGGCTTGTTATTTATCTGCTTATTAAATATTCATGTTTCGTATGCACAGCCACGTGCAATCGCTCATAAAACAGATTCCATAAATGCAGTTAAACAAATGCTGCATACAGATTCGTTGCGGAAAAATGTAAAAGGCTTTCCCGTAGAAGCTTTTCATGATACTTTATTTTACATATATGCCAAATTGGGGAGCTTTACAGCAGAAGTGCGTGCCAAAGCAGTGAGCAAACGCATCGAAAAATTGGCCGACGATTACGCTTTCAGCACCGATTCATTAAAAATTACACAAGAGGACGAAACATCTGATATTGCTTATAAAGACCAGTTACTGGTATCTATTTTTGATCAGGATGCCTCATTGCAAAATACTACTAAAGACTCGTTGGCCTTAAAGCTGAAAAATAAGATAGGTAAAGCTGTTATAGATTACCAGGTAAAAACGGGCTGGAAAACTTTACTAAAAGAAACTTTACTGGCCTTGTTGGTAGTGCTGGTAGTGGTTTTATTAATTTATATTATAAGCCGTGCATTTAAGTGGTTTGTAAGAAAAGGCCATGCGTTAAAAGGAAAATTGATCAAAGGGGTAAAGATCAATAATTACGAAGTACTAAATACCGATCAGGAATTTGGGTTGTTAAGCAGCCTGGTAAATCTCATTAAATGGGTTACTATTATTGTTGTTATTTACCTGGCTTTGCCTGTAATGTTCGGCCTGTTTCCTTTTACTCAGGATATTTCTAACCAACTGCTTGCTTATTTCCTCAGTCCATTAAAAAGGATAGGTTTAGCCGTATGGGACTATGTACCTAATTTCATAACCATATTGGTATTGGTTATCATATTTAGATATGTGCTCAGATTTTTTGCTTATCTGAAAAATGAAATAGAAAAGGGAGCCTTAAAAATCCCCGGGTTTTATGCCGACTGGGCTAATCCTACTTATCAAATTGTAAAAGTGCTCACCCTTGCTTTTATGCTGATTGTGATATTTCCTTATATGCCGGGATCAGATTCGCCCATATTTAAAGGCGTGTCTGTATTTATGGGGGTACTCTTTACCTTCGGGTCGGCAGGTGCGCTCAGCAATATTGTAGCCGGGTTAGTGCTTACCTATATGCGGGCATTTAAAATAGGCGACAGGGTGCAGATAGGAGAGATTACCGGCGATATATTTGAAAAAACGATATTGGTTACCCGCATACGTACCATCCAGAATGAGATTGTATCCATCCCAAATTCAACGGTGATGAGCAGCCACACCAAAAATTTCAGTAGCGAGGCGTCAGAGAAGGGGTTGATTGTGTATACTACCGTTACTATTGGCTATGATGCTCCCTGGCGGCAGGTACATCAATTACTCATCGATGCTGCATTAGATACACCGATGATTGAGCAAGAACCTACACCTTATGTACTGCAAACAAGCCTGGATGATTACTATGTGAGTTACCGGATCAATGCTTACACCAAAGAAGCCAACAAACAATCTCGCATATACTCGGCCTTACATGCCAATATTCAGGACCATTTTAATAAAGCAGGGGTGGAGATCATGTCGCCGCACTATAAAGCGCTTCGGGATGGCAATGCCATAACTATCCCTACTGATTACCTGGATAAAGATTATGTGCAACCGGCCTTTCAGACAGAATCCAGAGACAAGAGCCAGGAAACAAGAACCAAGATGCAAAACAAAAAGCAAGAGTAG